The genome window TTAGACCTGCTTTACAGAAATCCTATATTTACCATTACTTAACACCATAATCACTGCCTTTGTCTTCATAGGTGGTTGGAACTCCAAACAGCTCTTGGTTGTGACTTGTGAGAGCTCTGAGCTGACTATTCAAACTCCAGGGTAAAGAAACTtggttatattaaaaaatttgggtTCTAGAGGGCACTTACAGAGCTTCAATGACAATCAGGAACATATTATGAATCAGAATAAACATGATTTTGTGTACATGGATGGTTTATTATTGGTTGCATCCAGAGTTAATCCAACCACTTTTGTTCATCTCTGCGGCTCTGCAGCAGAGGGGCCTTCTCTGAGGTTGACGGCAGCCCATCAACTTCTTGGGCTTCACCCTTTTCGCCTTCTTTGGTTTGCGCCCACATCACTCCATAAAAACCTGTGACGATTATAATTGCTCCTATAACACTGCAAAAGCGTTTGAAATTGTCAGCCATTTTGCAGATGTCTTCATTCCTTTCTGAACACCTCCTGCTTGATATTAATGATCAAGGCAAAAACAGGGAGGTATCAATCAGGATAAATTACCTTCCAATGTAGAGTGTGTCGCCAAGAAAGATGACACCCATTATGGCAGCAATTCCGATGCCCAAGGGCTTGAATATTGCCACAAAAACAGGCCCTTTCCTCTTTATGCACCATGTTTGTACACAAAATGACACTACACCTCCAAAAACAGCCTGCCCATAAGAAGAGGTTGGATCAGTTCATCAAGCTCGTTTCATGATATTGGTGAAAGCCAGCAAAATGCTCTCATATAAATGTTTCTTACGGAGTAGATTATAGTGATGAGTTCAAAATCGGGCCTTAGTTTCCAAGCATTCGAGTCTTTCACTGCAATCAAAGCAACTGCCGCACATTGAATTGCCCCAAACAATGTGAAAAAGGAAACTATGGTAATCTCTGATGGGTACCTTCTCAGAATTGGTGCCTATGAGTAAGGTATGAACACATATCAGTTCCAAATTCATCAAGTTTAAGGTAAAAACGAAAACATATGTCTGGAGTAAGCTTTCTATTTGCATATTACCTGGAAAATGTTCCATACTGAAATTGAAAGACCAGCCATAGCAAAGAAAAGGCCTCCAATAACCCAATTGTTTGCA of Vitis vinifera cultivar Pinot Noir 40024 chromosome 17, ASM3070453v1 contains these proteins:
- the LOC100258662 gene encoding WAT1-related protein At3g28050 — translated: MGVKAWLSGMVPIAAMVTVECLDVGLTTLSKAAMSRGMDRFVFVVYSNAFASLILFSISFIFLRTKRPPLSFSLLCKFFLLSLAGITVMQNCVFTGVSYGSPTLGSAMSNLIPAFTFLLAVAFRLENLDLRSSRSLIKILGTLVSISGALIVTLYKGPPIGAGLIKSPSISSNDHLQKTANNWVIGGLFFAMAGLSISVWNIFQAPILRRYPSEITIVSFFTLFGAIQCAAVALIAVKDSNAWKLRPDFELITIIYSAVFGGVVSFCVQTWCIKRKGPVFVAIFKPLGIGIAAIMGVIFLGDTLYIGSVIGAIIIVTGFYGVMWAQTKEGEKGEAQEVDGLPSTSEKAPLLQSRRDEQKWLD